From the Musa acuminata AAA Group cultivar baxijiao chromosome BXJ3-1, Cavendish_Baxijiao_AAA, whole genome shotgun sequence genome, the window tgatgtcgcccccctatatgatttcccaacaattataTGATTATTATATCCACTATCCAAAAGCCAAACAGTTCTAGAATATTCTTCATCAAATactataaagaaaatattattttcatcctttttttcattattatttttttaatgataatttgCTTGATTTTTATTCCAATAATCTTTTTTAAGATGGTTATATCCTCggaaatatttagatttttatttttataccaataatctttttttaatatgtttaatttttttgtaACCAAAATATTGATGAGTTTTATTGTTACCTTCATTAAAGTTTCTTTGACCCTTATTTAATCAACATTGTCCCCTACCTCGAGTGCTAGATCATATGGGCCTTTACTATCTTATTCTCTCTCTTGAGATcttatttctaaaattttcttttggtgcGACCAAAGATCTATCTTTATTTAAAGAGTATGTTCTAAAGTTTTATCTAAAGATTTGTTTAGTTTTTGTTCATAAACTAAAAGCGAGCCTATTAATTCATtaacatataatatatttatatctttAGCTTTTTTTATAGCATtagaaattatattaaattttagagATAAACCCCATAAATTTTTTTCTACTACAATCTTTTAAATTTTCACCATAAGATCTCGGTTCACAATAGAAGAAACTTTTGAGAAAAAACCAGTGATAGATTCAAAATCTTGCATTATAGGAGTTTCAAATTCACATCGAAGAATTTAAAGTTTTGAAGATTTTATCTTGTATATGCCTCTAAgcacactttttaatatttttcaagcttTTGTTCATATTGATGCCATCATGATTTGAGAAAATAAGCACttatatattgcttgttgtagcaTATAAAGAGCTTTTGTATCTTTCTACATATTATTATTCATTTGATCTTTTTGATCTTCAATAATATTAGGATCTTGTAGATCATACTCAACAAAACTATTTTCTCTTAAATTTTATAATTCTAATGAAATAAATAGAGTTCTCATCTTAATAGTCCAAAACTGATAATTTTTACTATAGAAGAGATTGATTAGAAATATTTAACTCTAATGTTTGTCCATcttcttgttttttatttttttttgggatCTATTagtcttccattctttttttaATTGACATACTCCCTTTACAAAGcttgaggaagaaggagaagaagatagtAAAAGGAAGGAGTACTCTAAATCTAAGTACTTTCGATTCATTCAAAAACACATATTTATATTAgtcagaaaataaaatatatatttttttaaataatgaaaAAATCCACCGTATCCAAATAAATCTCATCATATCCAAATTAATCTTGTGAAAAGATCTCTCAAGTTCTACGATGGCCCATCTCAAAGTATCCAAATTAATCTTATCAAAAGATCTCTCACATTCTATGATGGCCGTCTCAAAGTCAAAGAGGATAAGAATACGCTTCCCCTCACCCACCATAAAGGAATCCAATCGATCGATAAAGCTAAAGAATATGCATGAGGTGGGCGAATGAAGCGACACCAATGACCCTACATGCAGATGAACAGGCAGCAGATTGATCTCCATGATCTTGTTTGCTTAGCTTTCTTATCTTGCGCCATAAAAGAACACGTGCATCTTTAGGATTGACCAGAATATTATCAGATTGCAACTCATGGCATGTGATATTATACATTATTCAATATGTGCTACAACCAAGTTGGGTATATACCATGCAAATGTACAGAAGATAAGAAAGAACAAGAATAGCTATAAAAGAAAGgaagataaaagaaagaaagaaaagcaagGTTGATGAATCCGGGTTAGGATTATGGAATATATGCACACTTGGAGAGCGGCCGTGAAGAAGCAGCAGTTCTGTAGCGTCCTGGTGTCGTTTGGATCCTATTGAGAGTTTAGAAGGGAAGGGCAGAGTCCTCAGTGTTATAAATACCTGTCTGCGTCGTTCAAGGAGAGCAGCACATCACAAAATATCATAGTCAACCACTACTCTCTGCACTGTAGTTACTTTCTTCGGCGCTGGGTCAGCATATCTAATCCCGTTGTAACAAAGACAGCAAGGGGAAGAGACGATGGCAGGGAAGAGAACATCCGCTTCTTTGACGGCTGATGAGATTGATTGCCAGAAGGAGCCAAGCCTCAGCGGCAAGTCGTCGTCGTCCGGATACTTCAGCACCGTCTTCCCTCCCACTTCGACGGTTTGTTCTTTTCTCTGTGTACTTCGTGCGGTTAGTTGACTCTGTGGTTTCAGCTTCGGAGTACTTAATTCTTCTTCTTTCATCTTTTTTGCTTCCTCCCTGTTGTGACACTTTTTGCAGTAGTTCTTGCTGAATTGTTCTCGTCGAGTCACAAGTGTAACGATTCTTGTTTTCTGGACTCTTAGGTTATGGCTAAGGGTTTATCACAGTTGGACTTGTACTGGACTTTGAACAAACAAAGCACTGACACTAACACTGGGAGCGCTCAGAGAAAGACTACAGGTTCTGTACATGCCTTCTCTATTTCTTGAAACTGGCTTATTTCCACAGTCTTTTATGTGGAACTACAGAATAATACTTTTCACAGTTCCAATGACAAAGCATCCCTTTTGCCAATAATGCTTTTCACATCTGCATGCTAATGATAATTTGTGTTTCGGCTGATCAAACATGCATTTGCAGAAAACCAAAAGAAGGGCAGTAGTAGTCGAAGTAAAAGCATCAAGGAGGGGATATATCCTTCTGAGTCGACAGAATTGGCCTATTTCGGGTCATCTGTGCACTATGGTGCTCGAGATTTCTATGCAGCCTCTTCAGCCACCAACACTTCTGTGAATCCTATAAATGTGAGTTCCGTGATagataaaaaaactacacaagaaGTTCTCTCATTAATTACTGATCTGCTGCTCTTAATATGTAGCATTATAAGACTTATGGGGAGGATGACTCGGGCAATTCCAACGTTGCTACAAGAGGTGAATGGTGGCAAGGTAATACACCTCTCTAAGGTGTTTATCTAAATGACTCAAGATAGTTCATTAATTGTTtccaactatttctctctcaggtTCGCTTTACTATTAAAGATGTTATTCAGAGGAGCATCGAACACGGGTACATCTGATGGTAAATCGTTTCTGTTCGGGAATACAACAATGGTGCAGTTCATCCTGGACAtcagattaaattaagcatatatAAGTTTGCGCTTTCTTTGACATGTTTCTTCCTTAGTGTGTCTGTACGGCGAAGGGCATAAATTACATTATGTCACCTCCAATTTAGTTGTAGTAGGCTGGAAGGTCAGGAAGTTATGTACTGTATGCTTTTGATATAGAATATTATAATATGTTCTGACGGAGACTATCACTTACCATCATATATGATGCTATTTAGATAGACATAGATGCATTAGCTAATTGAACATCTTGTGATGACTATTGTGAAAAATGTACCCCCTTTTCCTGTAAAGAAATAGAAGATTACTATTAACAGCCCcctttttattattgataatcttctaaaaaattaatatatatttattttattatttataatcatcgattttattttattttttcttccctACAACATCTTATTTCATCCTTGCTACGAACTTCACTCAATGTCATCCAACCATACTCGTTGCCCTAAGACATCATTCTttgaggagaaagaggaagaaaagaaggatttagaggaggaagaggagaaagaagagcaagaagaagaggggatgataaataataattttcaagaaatataTACATTCATTTACAAAGAGGTAgtataaaatcattaaaaaaatttaaaataatattataaataataaagaagAGATTGTAAATAATAATCTTCAAGAAATAAGATGCATTGTCATTTTaagttatatataatatttgtgaTACTTAACGTAAAGAATAATTATCACACTCTAATTTCATAGATGAAATTAACCCCATATTCCACCAACATAAGTAGGAAATTTAAAATGCTAGGTTTAC encodes:
- the LOC103999958 gene encoding uncharacterized protein LOC103999958, with translation MAGKRTSASLTADEIDCQKEPSLSGKSSSSGYFSTVFPPTSTVMAKGLSQLDLYWTLNKQSTDTNTGSAQRKTTENQKKGSSSRSKSIKEGIYPSESTELAYFGSSVHYGARDFYAASSATNTSVNPINHYKTYGEDDSGNSNVATRGEWWQGSLYY